In the Enterococcus saigonensis genome, one interval contains:
- a CDS encoding acetate/propionate family kinase, with translation MSKTIAINAGSSSLKWQLYQMPEESVVAKGIVERIGLNDSIFTIKYGEDKKYNEVVDINDHEVAVKMLLDKLIDLEILANYDEITGVGHRVVHGGETYKDSVVIDDEVMENIQALAEFAPLHNPANLMGIKAFKKILPEIISVAVFDTSFHASMPKHNYLYSLPIEYYNDFKVRKYGFHGTSHRYVSERAAEMLGKPIEELKIITCHLGNGASITAVDGGKSVDTSMGFTPLAGVTMGTRSGDIDPAVLPYLMDKLNINIEEMVDILNKKSGLLGLTGLSSDMRDLEANYDKEEVKIAYDVFTDRIRKYIGGYVTTMNGVDAIVFTAGIGENDAHVRNEVIKGMTWFGCEIDSEKNKVRGEELDISTPESKVKVLLIPTDEELMIARDVERLR, from the coding sequence ATGTCTAAAACAATCGCAATCAATGCAGGAAGCTCAAGTTTGAAATGGCAACTATATCAAATGCCAGAAGAAAGTGTTGTCGCTAAAGGAATTGTGGAAAGAATCGGTTTAAATGATTCAATCTTCACAATTAAATACGGCGAAGATAAAAAATATAACGAAGTTGTAGATATTAACGACCATGAAGTCGCTGTTAAAATGCTGTTGGATAAATTAATTGATTTAGAAATTTTAGCCAACTATGACGAAATTACTGGCGTAGGTCATCGTGTCGTGCATGGCGGTGAAACATATAAAGATTCTGTTGTTATTGATGATGAGGTAATGGAAAATATCCAAGCGTTGGCTGAATTTGCACCACTACATAATCCAGCTAATTTAATGGGAATTAAAGCTTTCAAAAAAATCTTACCAGAAATTATCAGTGTGGCTGTTTTTGATACGTCATTCCACGCATCAATGCCAAAACACAACTACTTGTATAGTCTGCCAATTGAATATTATAACGACTTCAAAGTGCGTAAATATGGCTTCCATGGCACTAGTCATCGCTATGTTTCTGAACGAGCAGCTGAAATGTTAGGTAAACCAATTGAAGAATTAAAAATTATTACGTGCCATTTAGGAAACGGTGCTTCAATTACTGCTGTTGATGGCGGGAAATCTGTTGATACATCAATGGGCTTCACACCACTTGCAGGTGTAACAATGGGAACACGTTCTGGTGATATTGATCCAGCCGTTTTACCATATTTAATGGACAAATTAAACATCAACATTGAAGAAATGGTTGACATTTTAAATAAAAAATCTGGTTTACTTGGTTTAACAGGTCTTTCAAGCGACATGCGTGATCTTGAAGCAAACTACGACAAAGAAGAAGTAAAAATTGCTTATGATGTCTTCACTGACCGTATTCGCAAATACATTGGCGGCTACGTAACAACAATGAACGGTGTAGATGCAATTGTCTTTACGGCGGGTATTGGGGAAAATGATGCTCACGTGCGTAATGAAGTTATTAAAGGTATGACTTGGTTTGGTTGCGAAATCGATTCAGAGAAAAATAAAGTTCGTGGCGAAGAATTAGACATTTCTACGCCAGAATCAAAAGTAAAAGTACTATTAATTCCAACTGACGAAGAATTAATGATTGCCCGTGACGTAGAACGTTTACGTTAA
- a CDS encoding GNAT family N-acetyltransferase yields the protein MSIIFTIGEYMRAITEQFALDIGCSIADLTTDVFCYGQPTKEMFSYHRFAGVALIYQGKLYVRVNSVPLLAQLRKQYQGKNNQWFFELQNIQTFQAILEKNGYSLNEWGTFLLPQQIVNTEDEAIKIFYEEDIKQFKNQKNFDQCFADSDEDPDKIGVAYQMNGEIIGMAGCNENGKYCYEIGMNILPHYRKQGLATKLIQKLTAEIRHRTNNKKIPVARTEFSHTDSINAFLNAGYKMGWTAISFVKRGDM from the coding sequence TTGTCTATTATTTTTACGATTGGAGAATATATGCGTGCAATAACAGAACAATTTGCTCTTGATATTGGTTGCTCCATAGCTGACTTAACTACAGATGTTTTTTGTTATGGGCAACCGACAAAAGAAATGTTTTCCTATCATCGATTTGCTGGCGTTGCGCTTATTTATCAAGGAAAACTTTATGTACGGGTAAATAGCGTACCTTTACTGGCGCAATTAAGAAAACAATATCAAGGCAAAAATAATCAGTGGTTTTTTGAATTACAAAATATTCAAACTTTCCAAGCGATTTTAGAAAAAAATGGCTATTCTTTAAATGAGTGGGGCACGTTTTTACTTCCTCAACAAATAGTCAATACAGAAGATGAGGCCATAAAAATTTTTTATGAAGAAGATATTAAGCAATTTAAAAATCAAAAGAATTTTGATCAATGTTTCGCTGATAGCGATGAAGACCCTGACAAAATAGGGGTTGCCTATCAAATGAATGGTGAAATTATCGGGATGGCTGGCTGTAATGAAAATGGCAAATACTGTTACGAAATTGGTATGAATATTTTGCCACATTATCGCAAACAAGGATTGGCTACAAAGTTAATTCAAAAACTTACAGCTGAAATTAGGCATAGGACGAATAATAAGAAGATTCCAGTTGCAAGAACAGAATTTTCACATACAGATTCTATTAATGCTTTTTTGAATGCAGGATATAAAATGGGCTGGACGGCGATTAGTTTTGTGAAAAGAGGGGATATGTAA
- a CDS encoding SIS domain-containing protein, protein MDVTKTVEKILAKNEGQLSGIYFVACGGSLVDMYVAEYFMKAESSKCFTGWYTANEFCHVPPKALDENAVVILCSHGGNTKETVEAGRIAQSRGAQTVGLTHNKEADLFNVSDYSFLYDWGADAEVKNNPMAIILDLTVSLVAKTEGYTHYDKFKEGMGIIDTVVKNAITQVQDRVKVFADNYQNESMFYIMGSGPSYGHAYGFSICSLMEMQWLDSTSVHSGEYFHGPFEVTDQDRNYIMLMSEGRTRPLDERAKTFLQEYAKNVEYVDAKELGLDLIPSEVNEFFNPILFYSVLSEYRLALSKVRNHDLDVRRYMGKVTY, encoded by the coding sequence ATGGACGTAACAAAAACTGTTGAGAAAATTTTGGCTAAAAATGAAGGACAGCTTTCGGGTATTTATTTTGTGGCTTGTGGTGGCTCTTTAGTTGACATGTATGTGGCAGAGTACTTTATGAAAGCTGAATCAAGCAAATGTTTTACCGGTTGGTATACTGCTAATGAGTTTTGTCACGTACCACCGAAAGCTTTAGATGAAAATGCGGTTGTCATTTTATGCTCCCATGGTGGTAATACCAAAGAAACAGTAGAAGCTGGAAGAATTGCACAAAGCCGCGGTGCGCAGACGGTAGGTTTAACCCACAATAAAGAAGCTGATTTATTTAATGTATCTGACTACAGCTTCTTGTATGATTGGGGCGCAGATGCTGAAGTGAAAAATAATCCGATGGCGATTATTTTGGATTTGACAGTATCACTCGTTGCAAAAACAGAAGGATACACCCATTATGATAAATTCAAAGAAGGTATGGGCATTATTGATACTGTTGTGAAAAATGCAATTACGCAAGTACAAGATCGTGTCAAAGTTTTTGCTGATAACTATCAAAATGAATCGATGTTTTATATTATGGGAAGTGGTCCAAGTTATGGTCATGCATATGGATTTTCAATTTGTTCCTTAATGGAGATGCAATGGTTAGACTCAACTTCTGTTCATTCTGGCGAATATTTCCATGGGCCGTTTGAAGTGACAGACCAAGATCGCAATTACATCATGTTAATGAGCGAAGGGCGCACCCGGCCATTAGACGAGCGGGCAAAAACTTTCTTGCAAGAATATGCCAAAAATGTCGAATATGTTGATGCAAAAGAATTAGGGTTGGATTTAATTCCCTCAGAAGTTAATGAATTTTTTAATCCGATTTTATTCTATAGTGTTTTGTCAGAATATCGCTTGGCGTTATCCAAAGTTCGTAATCACGACTTGGATGTTCGCCGCTATATGGGAAAAGTTACGTATTAA
- a CDS encoding fructoselysine 6-kinase — protein sequence MKVLGLGDNVVDKYVNYQMMYPGGNALNFAVFAQKLGADSSFMGVFGTDQEGQYVKKVVEKLGLDNSHSRVVEGENGCARVKIKDGDRIFLGSNEGGVTRTNPITLTKDDQTYLKTFDLIHMGLYSHVNHLLTALKDVPAQISYDFSDDFTEAEIQNVIADVDFGFFSISDANDEDTKQFLHDHFTGNNKVLIVTRGAKSAWAYDGEQFYEVVPVLKEPVDTMAAGDSFLTAFLVHYLNGADIVSAMKKGNDFAGESCMIEGSFGYGVSY from the coding sequence ATGAAGGTTCTTGGATTAGGAGACAATGTCGTAGATAAGTATGTGAATTATCAAATGATGTATCCTGGGGGAAATGCTCTAAACTTTGCCGTATTTGCGCAAAAGTTAGGAGCAGATAGTAGTTTTATGGGTGTCTTTGGTACCGATCAAGAAGGGCAGTATGTTAAAAAAGTTGTAGAGAAATTGGGATTGGACAATAGTCATTCCCGCGTAGTAGAAGGTGAGAATGGCTGTGCTCGCGTGAAAATTAAAGATGGTGATCGGATTTTTTTAGGGAGCAACGAAGGTGGCGTGACGCGGACTAATCCAATTACTTTAACGAAAGACGATCAAACATATTTAAAAACTTTTGATCTCATTCATATGGGGTTATACAGTCATGTAAATCATTTACTAACAGCTTTGAAAGACGTACCTGCCCAAATTTCATATGATTTTTCCGATGATTTCACTGAAGCTGAAATTCAAAATGTAATTGCAGACGTGGACTTTGGCTTTTTTTCTATCAGTGATGCTAACGATGAAGATACTAAGCAATTTCTACATGATCATTTCACTGGAAATAATAAAGTTCTAATTGTTACCAGAGGTGCTAAATCCGCTTGGGCCTATGACGGAGAACAGTTTTATGAAGTTGTACCGGTTTTAAAAGAACCTGTAGATACCATGGCAGCCGGGGACTCCTTTTTAACAGCCTTTTTAGTTCATTATTTAAATGGAGCAGATATTGTATCTGCAATGAAAAAAGGAAATGACTTTGCTGGTGAATCTTGCATGATTGAGGGCTCTTTTGGCTATGGGGTTTCTTACTAG
- a CDS encoding GntR family transcriptional regulator → MLDANAQLPLYKQLKEVIKTKINTGEYTENKRIPTEPEFIENYGISRITVRKAIEELVAEGYLVKKQGKGTFISGHKVLRKIEYVAGFSDSAKSSQLKTTSILLKEEVLLADNELATKLEIPIGAKVLYTQRKRLGNGTPLLLENNYFDFERFSFLQKEDLTGSLYEILRKHAILPVNPGETTLEIVTADDFIAKTMAVAIGTPFFYMQTVVKDQKMRPIHFGKQFYLGDAYTFSI, encoded by the coding sequence ATGCTTGATGCAAACGCACAATTGCCATTATATAAACAACTAAAAGAAGTAATTAAAACAAAAATAAACACCGGTGAATATACTGAAAATAAACGCATTCCAACTGAACCTGAATTCATTGAAAATTATGGTATCAGTCGTATTACAGTTCGCAAAGCAATTGAAGAATTGGTGGCAGAAGGCTATTTGGTAAAAAAACAAGGCAAAGGAACTTTTATCAGTGGACACAAAGTACTGCGTAAAATTGAGTATGTAGCAGGTTTTAGTGATAGTGCGAAAAGTAGTCAGTTAAAAACGACGAGTATTTTACTAAAGGAAGAGGTGTTGCTAGCAGATAACGAGTTAGCAACCAAGCTAGAAATTCCTATTGGTGCAAAAGTTTTATATACCCAAAGAAAGCGGCTAGGCAATGGGACGCCATTACTCTTGGAAAATAATTATTTTGATTTTGAACGTTTTTCCTTTTTGCAAAAAGAAGATCTAACAGGCTCATTGTATGAAATTTTACGAAAGCATGCTATTTTACCAGTCAATCCAGGAGAAACAACATTAGAGATAGTGACTGCTGATGATTTTATTGCCAAAACAATGGCTGTTGCTATTGGTACCCCATTTTTTTATATGCAGACAGTCGTGAAAGATCAAAAAATGCGTCCAATTCATTTTGGCAAGCAATTTTATTTAGGAGATGCCTATACTTTCAGTATTTGA
- a CDS encoding amidohydrolase family protein, with the protein METIIRTHFLFDGIHPVQKGHIVIKDDKIIAKFFNWEYGEISDKRRLLEYDDYFVMPGLFDNHVFFSGYLRMNAGLDLSGCVNKIAALRKIEAASAQKHGDPIYFHGFDLTRWSEKPTQQDLDRLNYDGPISGIDKNRSYCWLNKAAKVRYGFSETDTSAEAAEKLITELLTNKEELTTVYQKYEKALLSRGVVATKEIVFDNAEYFSWRPEGKIQTRFYIQAVAEPLNIAKLVQYQRTQFLKNVTFGGAKIMVDGVVAEETGATYGDYTSGKIQPQIDYDAIFNVVKTCNSQNIPCCLTTEGDQAAAKAAEILAANGKRLPKGVYNSMSDLEMITNQTAQKMADNKIAAEIYPQVLGLNSRYEESYMETILPQEYANRFFNYRALKDAGVLLTSGTDLPLFLTSLPESIVRSVWRKFPRGERSWQQKRGLDWLNILQSFTQNAFAANGMFDAGTLCTGQKAHLAIFDTDLTTKDITRLMQAQIVATYIDGQVVYQS; encoded by the coding sequence ATGGAAACAATTATTCGCACTCATTTTCTTTTTGATGGTATTCATCCCGTTCAAAAAGGACATATTGTCATAAAAGATGATAAGATTATCGCCAAATTTTTTAATTGGGAATATGGAGAAATTTCGGATAAGCGTCGGTTACTTGAATACGATGACTATTTTGTTATGCCTGGTTTGTTTGATAACCATGTTTTTTTTAGTGGTTATTTGCGAATGAATGCGGGTCTTGATTTAAGCGGATGTGTAAATAAAATAGCAGCTTTACGAAAAATAGAAGCTGCTAGTGCACAAAAACACGGGGATCCGATTTATTTTCACGGTTTTGACTTGACACGGTGGTCAGAAAAACCAACGCAACAGGATTTAGATCGTTTAAATTATGACGGTCCAATTAGCGGAATTGATAAAAATCGTTCTTATTGTTGGTTAAACAAAGCTGCTAAAGTTCGTTATGGTTTTAGTGAAACAGATACCAGTGCTGAGGCAGCAGAAAAATTAATCACGGAATTGTTAACCAATAAAGAAGAGTTAACTACTGTGTACCAAAAGTATGAAAAAGCCTTACTCTCACGTGGTGTTGTTGCGACTAAAGAAATTGTTTTTGATAACGCTGAATATTTTAGCTGGCGACCAGAAGGAAAGATTCAAACACGTTTTTATATTCAAGCAGTGGCAGAACCGTTAAATATTGCTAAGTTAGTTCAATATCAACGAACTCAATTTTTAAAAAACGTCACGTTTGGTGGCGCGAAAATTATGGTGGATGGTGTGGTAGCTGAAGAAACTGGTGCTACGTATGGTGACTACACTTCAGGAAAAATTCAGCCACAGATTGATTATGATGCTATTTTTAACGTAGTGAAAACATGTAATAGTCAAAATATTCCCTGCTGTTTAACAACTGAAGGAGATCAGGCGGCAGCAAAAGCTGCTGAAATTTTAGCAGCGAATGGTAAGCGTTTACCAAAAGGTGTTTATAATTCCATGAGTGATTTAGAAATGATTACCAACCAAACCGCACAAAAAATGGCGGATAATAAAATTGCAGCAGAAATTTATCCTCAAGTTTTAGGACTAAATAGTCGTTATGAAGAAAGTTATATGGAAACTATTTTGCCACAGGAATATGCCAATCGTTTCTTTAATTACCGTGCCTTAAAAGACGCAGGCGTATTACTTACCAGTGGTACTGATTTACCTCTTTTCCTAACGAGTTTACCAGAATCAATTGTTCGCAGTGTCTGGCGTAAATTTCCTCGTGGAGAAAGAAGTTGGCAGCAAAAAAGAGGACTTGATTGGCTAAATATACTGCAAAGTTTTACTCAAAATGCTTTTGCTGCTAATGGTATGTTTGACGCCGGTACGTTATGTACAGGACAAAAAGCTCATCTAGCAATTTTTGACACTGATTTGACAACTAAAGATATTACGCGTTTAATGCAAGCCCAAATAGTTGCTACTTACATTGATGGACAGGTCGTTTACCAAAGTTGA
- a CDS encoding YfcC family protein, producing MEVTQSKQKKKFVFPHSYTLIFCLIIAAAILTWIIPSGQFETVVENINGTEKTTVIPGTYHQIAKAGYGQGIGAILKAPAAGIISAVEVVAFVLVVGGAFGVILKTGAVDRALFSLATSLGDKGILVIPLSMVLFSLGGSTFGMSEEVIPLFAVFISLMFSLGYDSMTAILILFLGTQVGYVGSTINPFNVLIAQGVAGVHGNPLLWYRVICWVILTIISIVFTMNYARKVKTNPESSIVYASDQLVKNKFQNFQQDQPFSSGDKLIVAGFIGGLGVMIWGIIVQGWYMVEISALFVALALFAGVVAKFGQKKIAEAFVEGCADFAYAAVIIGLARGVLVILENGMIIDTILNSLATLLGGLPKAMFSTILLGAQVLVTFFVPSSSGAAALTMPVMAPLGDLLGINRDVIVLSNQFGNGLMNIISPTGGVLLAGLAIAEINFSKWFKVGLKAFGILTVAAAILLYVATLF from the coding sequence ATGGAAGTAACACAATCAAAACAAAAAAAGAAATTTGTTTTTCCCCATAGTTATACACTGATTTTTTGCTTGATTATTGCGGCCGCGATTTTAACTTGGATTATTCCAAGTGGACAGTTTGAGACGGTTGTTGAAAATATCAATGGTACTGAAAAAACGACAGTTATTCCGGGCACGTATCATCAAATCGCTAAAGCCGGCTATGGTCAAGGAATTGGAGCAATTTTAAAAGCGCCAGCAGCGGGGATTATTTCCGCAGTTGAAGTAGTTGCTTTTGTGCTGGTTGTTGGCGGTGCTTTTGGGGTGATTTTAAAAACAGGAGCAGTAGATCGGGCTTTATTTTCTTTAGCGACGTCACTTGGAGATAAAGGGATTTTGGTAATTCCTTTATCTATGGTTTTATTTAGTCTTGGTGGTTCAACTTTTGGAATGAGTGAAGAGGTAATTCCGTTATTTGCCGTATTTATTTCATTGATGTTTTCATTAGGATATGATTCTATGACAGCAATTTTAATTTTATTTTTGGGAACGCAAGTGGGGTACGTTGGCTCGACAATTAATCCGTTTAATGTGTTGATTGCCCAAGGAGTGGCAGGGGTACATGGCAATCCATTATTGTGGTATCGGGTTATTTGTTGGGTGATTTTAACTATAATTTCTATTGTCTTTACGATGAATTATGCACGTAAAGTAAAGACCAATCCTGAAAGTTCAATCGTTTACGCCAGCGATCAATTGGTCAAAAATAAATTTCAAAATTTCCAGCAAGACCAACCCTTTTCCAGTGGTGATAAATTGATTGTAGCTGGATTTATCGGCGGTTTAGGTGTTATGATTTGGGGTATTATTGTCCAAGGTTGGTACATGGTAGAGATTTCAGCACTGTTTGTGGCCCTAGCATTATTTGCAGGTGTGGTCGCTAAATTTGGGCAAAAAAAAATTGCGGAAGCTTTCGTAGAAGGTTGTGCGGATTTTGCTTATGCAGCTGTAATTATCGGTTTAGCGCGAGGTGTTTTGGTAATTTTAGAAAATGGCATGATTATCGATACAATTTTAAATAGTTTGGCTACTCTTTTAGGAGGATTACCCAAAGCTATGTTTTCGACAATTTTATTAGGAGCACAAGTTTTAGTAACCTTCTTTGTCCCATCTTCTTCTGGTGCTGCGGCATTAACCATGCCGGTAATGGCGCCTTTAGGAGATTTACTGGGAATAAATCGAGATGTTATTGTCTTAAGTAATCAGTTTGGTAATGGCTTAATGAACATTATTTCACCAACTGGGGGTGTGTTATTGGCGGGGCTAGCTATTGCTGAAATCAACTTTTCAAAATGGTTTAAAGTTGGTTTGAAAGCTTTTGGCATTTTAACAGTTGCTGCAGCGATTTTACTTTATGTTGCGACATTATTTTAG
- a CDS encoding AraC family transcriptional regulator codes for MLKELNVLVDFIEAHLTEEIQPQMLQKITGVSVYHLKIVFFHLTQMTISEYIKQRRLSEAAQKLSQGASVTEVAYQYGYQSLDGFTRAFKKWSGLLPSEINKLQQSKVFPKISFTITVTGGNNMEYKIIEMPDFYLAGVKKRVSMQFEGVNEEIIALAQSITGAQREEMHALKNVAPLEVVNASYAADYGFKEEKGELTHLIGVLTTKEPKLLTKKAVSAGLWAVFTAEGPFPETMQKTMAKIYSEWLPSVEYELIAKPNFSFTKMNTKKDKFAYSEIYIPIKEKSMGS; via the coding sequence ATGCTAAAAGAGTTGAACGTACTTGTTGATTTCATTGAAGCACATTTAACAGAAGAAATTCAGCCACAAATGTTGCAAAAAATTACCGGTGTTTCAGTGTACCACTTGAAAATTGTTTTTTTTCATTTAACTCAAATGACAATCAGTGAATATATCAAGCAACGTCGTTTATCAGAGGCCGCACAAAAATTAAGCCAAGGAGCAAGTGTGACAGAAGTCGCCTACCAATATGGTTATCAATCCTTGGATGGTTTTACCCGTGCTTTTAAAAAGTGGAGTGGACTGCTTCCGTCTGAAATTAACAAATTGCAACAAAGTAAAGTTTTCCCAAAAATCTCCTTTACCATTACAGTTACAGGAGGAAATAATATGGAATATAAAATAATTGAAATGCCGGACTTTTATTTAGCGGGAGTTAAAAAGAGAGTCTCTATGCAATTTGAAGGCGTAAATGAAGAGATTATTGCCTTAGCACAAAGCATTACTGGCGCCCAAAGAGAGGAAATGCATGCTTTGAAAAATGTGGCTCCCTTAGAAGTTGTGAATGCATCTTATGCTGCTGATTATGGGTTTAAAGAAGAAAAAGGGGAGCTGACACATCTTATCGGTGTTTTAACGACAAAAGAGCCTAAGTTATTAACAAAAAAAGCTGTATCGGCAGGTTTATGGGCAGTTTTTACTGCTGAAGGTCCATTTCCGGAAACAATGCAAAAGACAATGGCTAAAATTTACAGTGAATGGTTGCCTAGTGTAGAGTATGAGCTAATTGCAAAGCCCAATTTTTCATTTACGAAAATGAATACAAAAAAAGATAAGTTTGCTTATAGTGAAATTTATATCCCAATTAAAGAAAAATCCATGGGCAGCTAA
- a CDS encoding MarR family winged helix-turn-helix transcriptional regulator: MNTFSDQLLKQIRFISDAGNAFMSKRQKLTGQQRVLAVLRLEDGLTQGYLADILGLSPSSLAELLKKLENSGSIKRIEDEQDKRIKKVFLTEVGKKQAEISAQTAQTSESAHFFDGLTEEEMTELADLLQKIKEGWNDDMKQKAEAFVDPFDRLAAIQNMQEVFKEHFGQEWAEMDAADMNKLRREMQKKMREMSFEDLEHMRNFRGDFGGFGGGLRGGRGGRLGGRNFHENHPHPTKEQQEAWFDFWKNKIGGMKPNQGKEDKQDQDEWKDF; the protein is encoded by the coding sequence ATGAATACATTTAGTGACCAATTATTAAAACAAATTCGTTTCATCAGTGATGCTGGCAATGCGTTTATGAGTAAAAGACAAAAATTAACAGGGCAACAGCGAGTATTGGCAGTACTGCGCTTGGAAGACGGATTAACCCAAGGCTATTTAGCAGACATTTTGGGTTTGAGTCCTAGTTCACTGGCAGAATTATTGAAGAAATTAGAAAATAGTGGCTCTATTAAACGCATTGAAGATGAGCAGGACAAACGTATTAAGAAAGTATTTTTGACCGAAGTAGGCAAAAAGCAGGCAGAAATATCGGCACAAACAGCACAAACAAGTGAAAGTGCACATTTCTTTGATGGCTTAACGGAAGAGGAAATGACGGAACTAGCAGATTTATTACAAAAAATTAAAGAAGGCTGGAATGATGACATGAAACAAAAAGCCGAAGCCTTTGTAGATCCTTTTGATCGTCTCGCAGCTATTCAAAATATGCAGGAAGTTTTTAAAGAACATTTTGGGCAAGAATGGGCTGAAATGGATGCTGCGGACATGAATAAATTACGTCGAGAAATGCAGAAAAAAATGCGAGAAATGTCATTTGAAGATTTAGAACACATGCGTAATTTCCGTGGCGACTTTGGTGGCTTTGGTGGTGGACTAAGAGGGGGGCGTGGCGGCCGTCTTGGTGGTCGTAATTTTCACGAAAATCACCCCCATCCAACCAAAGAACAACAAGAGGCCTGGTTTGATTTTTGGAAGAATAAAATTGGTGGTATGAAGCCAAATCAGGGTAAAGAAGATAAACAAGATCAAGATGAATGGAAAGATTTTTAA